CAAAAGAAGAGAAGCAACTTCCACATTTGGACCCAGACACGCATCTTTGGACTTCTGCTGACTCCGACTCTTGCTGGGGACAGCAGCAGGCACTGAGGGACCAGTCCAGAGAGGGACCAAAAGCAGCCTTCACACCCAGGGGCCCAGGctttccccagcccctctcctaTCTACCCAGGCCCACTGTGGCTCTTCGCGGCCATGCGTCCCTGGGAGTAGACACTCTCAGGGGAGAGGCCCGCCCCTCTAGAAGGCTTCTGGGCTTTTGACTGGCCATCTCTTGGGTTGGTGCTGAGCTGCAAAAGGGCCCTCCAGGTCCTGTGGGCTTCTGATTCCTTTCCCAACATGATCGGTGCTGGGAAGACCCCCTGACTTACACTTCAGGGGTATGAGCTTGAGTTGGGGGGCCTACTCCCAGGCTGCTAGGATCCCATGATTGAGACCAGGCAAAGGCTGGCTCTGGGACTCTGCAAGTTACCAAAAGACATGTAGCCCACCCAGCACACTCAAGGTGGGATCCCCCTCTGGAGCCAAAGCTGCCCTCACGTGTCACCACCCAACTCCCAGCATGGGGCCTCTCCAGGCTCCTCGCTCCTCCTCCAATACAGTCTCCTTCTGACTCTGCCTGCTCCTCCTCATACCTGGGCTGCCTGAAGCTCCTGCCACGCCCCCACTCCCCCACCAAGTCTCCCTGCCCTGTGAAACAGCCTCAGGAAGCCATCCTGCACTCCCCAGCGGGACCTGCTCCTCAGGAAGCCATCCTGCACTCCCCAGCGGGACCTGCTCCTCAGGAAGCCATCCTGCACTCCCCAGCGGGACCTGCTCCTGTCTGCTCTATCAAACCAAGCTCTGCTTCCAGTCCTCTACCAGCCCAGCCTGCTCCTGACTCCCAGCACACACTGTCCTCTCTAAAGCTGGTCCTTAATTGTCCCCAAACAGAGCCTCCTGACTCCTCTCAGAGGCAATTTCCCTGGCAGtctgcctctctcctcctccgGGAAGCCTTCCCTGGCCGCCCATCCCTGTGTACACGGGTCACCATTTAGTTGTTCCTAACGGTTTCCTGAGTCTTGTCACTTTTGCTCATGTCCCCTGATAGCCTGGTCTAAGGCAGGGCCTGCAGAAGATGCTGATGGCTAGATAGGAGTTCCGGGTGCCTGGCTCTACGATTCTCCCTGGTCACAGCCACTGCTGTCCTTGCTGTGAGTTTAAAAGCTGACTCAGGCCAGTCCTGTCTGGAGGGCAGTTAACACAGCCTTTCTGGGCTCCTCTTTTCAGTTCCCATCTCTGTCGTCCCTGCCTGGGTGTAATAAGGTAGCCAGAGGCTGCAGCAGCTCAGACACCAGGCAGATTCAATGTCAAATGCACTTTACTGGGCCCCTGGGCCTCCCAACACTGTCCTCACCAAGGCTGGGACACCCCATTCCCAGCACCACCAGCTGCCCGGGAAGCAGGATGGATAGAGGGAACACGTGTGGAATGGCTGTTCTCCTACCCCAGAGGGTGCTGGATGATGTTGACAGCACGGCTGCTTCCCTCCCCGCTGcagcctctgtccccacccagcaGCTTGGCCTTTCCCATAGCAGGGAAGGGGGATACCTGGGGCTTCAAACCAGCCACCTGCTCCTGCTTAAAATGGGACAAGGGGCCATTTGCAAAATTCTTCGAGGGGCAGTGGTAAGGTAGAAGGGGTGGCAGCCTGCTCCTGTCTGGGAGAGAGCTGGGCAGACACTGGGAGCCGGGCTGGCTCTTGCTTCAGGCCCAGAGCCCTGGGCCCTGCTCGCTGAGGAAGCTGGTGGTTGGAGCGGCGAGGTTCGGCCAGATGAGGCTGGAGGGAGTACTGGGTGGCCAGGAGGGGTAGACAGTCCAACTCGGCTCTCCGCAGCACCCCCAGCCATGGGTCACCAGTCCCGCTCAGCAGGTTCTCGGTAGGGGAGGCCTAGGAGCCTGAAGACATCCTTCTCAGTGGGAGTGGGCAGCACTCGGCCAGGCCCCACCTTGCAGCCTTGGGTGTTCCGGACCACAGCAGTGCTGAGGGCATGTTCTGACAGACTCATGCCCTTGGTCTTGGCCAGGGCTCGCATGGAGCGGTTGAAGTGTGCAGAGCCGGTGAAGTAGAGCAGGGCACAGGCAAACTCGCTATAGGGCACCACGATAATGTCCAGGCGCCGGTGCCGCCACCCTGGCCCTGGGAGCCGGCACACCCCCAAGTACTTCTGTTGCTGACCATTCTCCTCTTGGCTCACCAAGTCATCTGTGAGGAACCCTGGCCCAACAGAGGGGACtgctgggagggcagggaggCAGGCCTGGGCTGTCCCATCCTCCCAGGTCTCTGCTGATCTCTAAGCTGGGGCTTGCCCAGGTATTAGCTGGGTGACACTACCCTGTCTGGGCCCTCCTCCTTTCCTGTAAAACATGGATAGTAATTCCCATCTCCCCCATAGTGTCACAGAAAAACCAGATGAGATACTTGGCCTGCAGGGTTCACTGAGCACCTCCACGTAGGCGTGGCGGGGCTGTTCCATCTCTCCCTGGAGAGGATTCCGGCCCCGATAGATGGGATGCTGGCAAAGCACTGTTCCCCTGCTTCCTGCCTCGGGACTGACTGGAACTTCTGAGGTTCTCCGTCTTGGGGCCCCCCAGACCTGTGCTGCCCTCTGTCAACCTGCTCACCCAGAGATGGAGCTTATACCTTGCTGCCGAAGACTGTCAAGGAGGCGGCTGAAGATACCCCGGTGGGACCGGCCATCTGGGTGAGTGATGAGCACGTCGACATCACCACAGGTCGCCTTTCCCCGTCGGTATGAACCACATGCCACACACAGCAGCCCGGAGTTAAAGGCCTGGGCTGCTTTCTGGACCTGGGAAAGAGAGTGGTGACAGGTGAGGGGCCGTGCGTGGGGAGCTCCTCCCCCACAGCAGCACAAGGGCCTTCCCAGACTCGGGCCCACACCCTCAGCTTATGCCCATTCGCGGATGCCTGCTGCAAGCCCAGGGGAATCCACCCTGGGGAGCTGCCGTTCTTTCCCTTCGCTAGgacaggagagaagaaaaagctcACTGTGCAGGAGGCAAGCCTGAGGAGAGATGGGAGAAGGtgccagctctgcctctgagAGTGGGCACTAAGCTTGCCCCATGGCGCTCTTTAAGAGTAGGGAGACACAGACTCTCTCTGCCCCTGCCCTAGCCCACGTGCCCAAGTCTGTGAAACTCCACTTAGGACAAGGGGCCAGGTGCTGAAAGCCCTCAGCCAGGTCTAGGCAGCCCCAGATATCTACTGATTTGGAGCTAAAGGTTTGGAATATGTGAGCTGGGGCTTGAGGCCTGAGCAAGTGGCTGGCAGCATGCGCCAGGCCCAGGCCCGGGAGAAAGTAGAGCACAGAAATACAGCTGCACCtgtgggaaaggagaggaaagaaagcaaagaggGGGCAGTTCTGAGCCAATACCCACATCCTTTCTTGGTGGGGAGGGAGCTGAGACAGCAACTGTCAGCTGAAGGATTGTCCCTCTGAGAAAAAATAAACCCATTAGCCTCCACCCCTGAGACACTGAGGTTCTTTCATATGCAGATGGCCTCCCGCCTCCACCCCAGGACACTGAGAATTCTGGGGCCCTGGACACCTCAAGTATCCTGACAGGAGGGCTCCGCTAATCCCCTTACTCGCTTCTTGAGCCTCCCAAGAGAATGGAAGGAGGAGGTCCACGTGAGTAATCCCATCAAAACTCCTACGGCTGGAGCCCTTAAACGGGGGCACAGGAGGCCCGCGGGAAGCCTCTTTTGTTCCAATGGGCTGGGGACTGACTGAGGCATTCTCCATGCCCAGATACCATGGCTGAGTGACGGTGTCATCACTAGCACCAAGGCCTGGTGATGGGCGGACAAAGAGGCCTGTCCATCCATCTCATACCGGCCTCATAGCCTTGTAGCCtggaatggagctggaggctaatTTCAATCAAACTGGGCCAGTCTCCATGGGATCCCACTCTATCAGAATCCCTGACCAAAGTGAGCAAACCTTGACTATTACAAGCAGCTCCTAATCCTAATGCCCATTGAACAAATGATACATCTAGCCCTAAATGCAGTCCAGTGTCTCTCTAATCTAGCTTTTACATGAACCTAATAGCTAACCCAACTCTAAACCAAACCCAAATCTTATTTCTGGAACAACTACAAATCTTAACTTAAAAGCAACCAACATTAAGAAAATCCTACGCCTAATTAAAGCCTAACATTAactcaatcttttctttttttttttttttttttttcagacacagtcttgctctgttgcccaggctagagtgcagtggcacaatcttggctcgctgcaacctccgcctcccaggttcaagcaaatcttccacctcagcctcccaagaaactgggattataggcatgagccacggcacccggctaactttcttgtatttttagtagagacggggtttcgccatgtttgccaggctggaaatttttgtatgttttatagagacagggttttaccacgttggccaggctggtctcaagctcctgagctcagatgatctgtCCGCACtggtctcccaatgtgctgggattaaaggcgtgagccaccgcgcctggtcttaACTCGATCTTGATGGAGCTTTCTTCCAACCCCAAACCAAATCCTACTGACACTGTGCTTTTACACCAACTCTACCCCAAATCCTGAGCCAGCCTTGCATGGGCTTTAGAAGGTCCATACATCTGGAAAAAGACATAAACCTTTGCACATTTGTGCATTTTGGGGAGAAAACAGTCCACAGTTTTCATCAGGTTCTCAAAGTtggtgaaataaaaaaataagataagataaaataaaataaaatattaaaaccctCTGCCCTGACCCACCATAACCTCAAAGTAATACAGATGTAATTCACCTGTAATCTAACCCTAACATTAACCCAATCCTAACACCAACCAGTCTAGAATCTAATCCAATCCTAATAGGCCTGACTACTGAGAACTAGAATCTAGAGGGctggtgttacagctctttcctcccaaagccccccacccccacctttggGCCTGGAGCTTCAGTCTCAACTTGCTCTGTGCTCAACCTCTGGTGACCCACAGTTTCCTCTGCCTGCTGCGCTCCCCAGCTGAGGAGTCGGGGGTTCTTGGCTTTGACCCAAGACCTTAGAGCAGGACCTGGCTGTCCTCACTGCTCTGGGACACCTGCTTACTGTCTGCTCAATCTCTGTAGCCTCCTCCCTGGGCATACGTTCCAGGAAGTCACTGTAATGCTTCAGGCCGATGGCCTGCTGGGTTGTCAGGGAGGCCTGGCTGCGGATGTCTTCCAGACTTCGGAAGCCCTGGAAAAAAGCAGCCAGATAGGAAGCTGTAAGGATCCAGGACCAATGAAGAGGCATGAGTGAGCACACGCACAAGGCTTCCATCGCCCCAGACTCTAGGGAAGGCTAGAGGCAGGACCAACCTAGCGGCAGTTGGGTCTGTACTCAGCAGGACTTGGGAAAGGCAGGGAGCATGGGAAACATGCCATCATCCAGCCCTGCCACTATCCTAAAATACTCGTTCATGATTCCATCAGTCTGAGGATGGACCTTGTCATCTTCATCCTTATCAAGCTGCCCTGGTGATTGTGGGCAGAGCCAGGATTGGGAACCACTACTCTAGACACACAGTGTCAAGGCCTGGCCTCCTCAGGAAGGCCTTTGCTGGTCTGGGGAGACTGAGAAACATACGTCTTGTCCCTGTCTACTCCTTAAGGATACCAAGCAACAAGGCTGTTCTGGGAGCTGAGGGGTCTATATGAGTCGTGGTACGCTTGAAAAATGGTCTCCCTATACTGTGGGTGCATTCCCATCAGAGCACAGCGTAGGGAACTCTGGGGCAGGAACTCTGAGACACAGCAACACTGAAGTAGGGGCTGAGCCAGGGTGTGACCTGTTGGTACCACATCTGGGCAGTCTTGGTCCCAGCTCCCCAGATGTTGGAGAAGAGCTCCAAGACAGGCACGCTCTCACTGATATGGTCCAGCTTCCGCAGATGCCCGCTCTCCAGGATCTCTATGATTTTCTCAGCCATCCGCTTCCCAATCCCAGGGATACTGCAGGCCTcctagaggaggaggaggcagaggcaagaaagAAGAGTGAGGAGATGGAAGAGATGGAGCCATTGGAAAGGAAGCTGACTCCTCTAGCAGATGCTGGCATAAAAGCCAGCCTGGCTGCTTGGCAACTGTGTGGCTGTGTAAAGCTTGGGTGTAGTTGAAGATGAGAATTTTGGATAGAAtgaaggctgggtaatttgtctTTTGGTTCCCAGAAGGATGGAGACCAGCAGTAagaagcagaaaataataaagatattagtcaccaccaccaccaccaccatcatcatccttCCAACAGcaagagctaacatttactgagggcTCACTGTATGTCAGGTCCTGTGCTACAGGGGCCATTTCATTTAATAGTAGCCCCTTTTTACtaatgagaaaactgatgctttgagagtttaagtaacttgtctgGAGTCACACAGTTAGTGAATGACAGGAACCAGAGTTCAAACCCTGGTCTGTTAGGCTTCAGAGTCTAAACTTCTAAAAAACTTTTTAGGCCGGACACAggggctcatggctgtaatcccagcactttgcagggctgagctgagggtggattgcttgagcccaggagttcgggaccagcctgggtaacacagcgaaacaccatctctgctaaataaataaataaataaataaataaataaataaacaaaattaaaaataaaaaacttttaattatgttaaaaaattcaaaagtagAGAGATCCGTATAACAAACCCCCAAGTATCGTACATCTCCCAGCTTCAACAACTATCAAGATTTTGCCAATCTGCTTTcaccaattttccttttttttcttttgtgcaaGTCCTGGAACCCATAAAATCTTCACCACTGTACCTGAACCCCACTGGTGACTGGCGGCGCCTTCACTAACCGCTGGCTAGTAAAGACCTCTCCTCCCACTCTAGCCCCTGGGTACCTGGTACGAGGTGACAGGCTTATGGAAGCTCTTGAGGGCATTGATGGCCTTGGCATAGCCCAGGGCCCTCCACTTGTCTCCCTGAACACCGTAGgctttggccagaacttccagcttCTCTGTGATATGGAGGTTGTGGTTGGTCGCCTTCTGGCTTGAGGGCTGTGCACAGACCCACTTATCCAGGACCGCAGGGGCTGGGCTAGGCTCACAATCTCCCTCAAGGGAGGTGGGGTAGTGGCCACTGATGAGGGCTTCCAGATCAGCTGCGCTAACCTGGGTTTCTTCCCCATCACTGGCTTCATCATCAGAGATGGGCTTGgggtagagaagaaaagaaaacaataaattattgtccTTCAAGAGAAGGGATCCTTAAAGGTAGGGGTCATCTTCTTTGTGCGGGGGGAGGGCCTTTTAGTCAGACCTAAGAAAATGAGGCAGGGCCTTCTGCATCAGACTTGGATCTCCCTGGGTGTGGGGCCACGTTCCCTTTGGCTCCACGCAGTGCCTAGCCCTAGGATCCCCAGTGGTATGTGTTAGATATGGCCTAGATGAATGCAGCAGTGATGAGTGTTGGGAAGAGCTAAATGGCTTCACAATAGAGCCCTCCTCTCTCAGGGGCCTGGGACTTTCTGAACAGCCACCAGGCCCTCCCCATTTCTGTGATCTGCTTCCTAGGGGAAGGGAGTTCTGAGGGATGGGAGGCTCCTGACCTGGGCTTGGGTGTTTGGTGCCTCTTTTGCCttttggggaggaggaggaggagaaagggctgTCTGAAGCAGGGCCTCATGGGTGCCAGGAGGAATAGAAGCATCCTGCTCTGCCTTGCTGGGCTGTGGCTGGTCCAAGTACCTGTGGGGATGGTGATGGGAGGTTAAGACACCAAAGGTCTCATCCTGTATCTGTCCCCAGTCCTTCTGTACTCTGAAATACTTGGTTTCCCAGTGTGTCCAattaagaaaatgagttttttgaggtttttggagtttctcttgagacagggtcttgctctgtcacccaggctggagtacagtggtacgatcaaggttcactgcagccttaacctccctggctcaatcaatcctcccacctaaacctcttatagctgggactacaggcacacaccaccatgcctggctaatttttaaattaatgatagttatttttaataattcaagAAAAGAGCTCAAGATGCTActggaaaacatttgaaaaaaagacTGGGATCAGCCCACCTACTGGGGATGAAGATGCTGAATCCAGCTACATCCACCAGTCTCCTCTCCTGAAGGCACAAGCTCAGCCAGGCTGACTTCACCAGCTGAGCACCTGGGGGCAGCTGGGGTAGTCTGAGAAGGCGGAGGGCTCGCTCATAGTCCATGCCTTCATCCACCACAATGTGAGTGACACCTGGGCcctgggcagggcatagctggcCACCATGCTGAATAATCTGCTCCTCAAAGAGTTCTGCCCGGGCTCGTCCAATGCCAGTGCGCACAACATGGGCCCGAAGGGAGCTCAGCCACTCTGTGGAAGGAACATCCAGATGACTACTgttgtaacattttaatttttatctgccACCCCCTGGCCACAACATAACTTCTAACATGATCTGAATGATGTGTTCACAGTCTCCTACCCTGAAAATAAGCATTTCCCTTCCATCCAGACAGCTTTCCTTCTACACATAGCAAATTTTCTCACAGGCCAGCACTTGAATGTAAGGGACAAGGATTTTCATATGTCCTGTTCCTTGGTGCAACCTGGAAGTGTCTGGCACATTGTAAGTAAcctgtaaatatctgttgaatgaatgcttCCTCCCttcttactttgttttttgtttgttttgttttcttttgttttgtttttgtttggagacagtctcactctgttgcccaggctggaatacagtggcgtcatcttggctcactgcaacctccatctcccaagttcaagcgattctcatgcctcagcctcccaagtagctgggattacaggcgtgtgccaccatgcctggctaattttttgtatttttagtagagatggggttttgccatgttgcccaggctggtctcgaactcctgagcacaggtgatttgcctgcctcggcctcccaaagtgctgggattacaggcatgagccaccgcgcccagcctctctcCATACTTTGAATCCtttatcatttattctttcaacaaagcACGTTTCTTGCCCTTACGGTCTGACAGACCCGACAACCCTGCCTCCAAAGCCCCTGCCATTTATTTGTCAATTTGGCTGCAAAACAACTAACAACAAGCCTGGGTAATGGAGGGGGGTTTCTGTCCCAGTCCCCAGGGCAAAAATTATACTGGTCATTCCCTGAGGGCCCAGGGAGTCTTTTCTGATGGATAGAGGTCTTCGGGTAGAAAAGAAGGTAACACAGCAAATGGCCTGTCCAAGACCCAGGACCAAGCTTAGTACAAGGTAGATACAAACAGACCTGCAGGCCCTGGGCAGGCAGAGTCAGCTCCAATATCTGATTCTGGACATGAACAACGTAGGGCTGAAGCACATGAAGGCTGAGGGTTCAAGCACACGAGGGTTCTGAGAGTGGGTCAGCTCACCTTCtgtttcttctccctcttccctcctgggAATCTTTGCAAGTACTTTTGATGATGCATCAGCATGAATTTTCTTCCGCTTGGGAAATGCCTTCAAGATACCCCTGGGATCCATTGAAGTATGGCTGGATCCCGGCCTATTGGAGGGTTGGTCAGGGCTGCTGCACGTGGAAATCCAGAATTGAGGCCCTCCAACCCCTTTGCCTATGGAGGTAGGGTCTTTCCTGACTAGGCCTTGTGGGTAGCAGCCCAGTTTGGGGAAGCGGGTGGTGGGGGGGTGTCTCTTCAAACCCGGTTAAACTTCAGTGGTTTAGACTAGCTTCACACTCCGCAGCCTTTCGAAGTTGGAGTATTAGGGGAAATGAGGGGAAGGCTGGGGCCATCGGGGGTACTTTTGAGGAGAAGGAAACGACACCATTCCTCAGAGGGGTTGCGCTAAAGACTCAGCACAGCCCTGCTGCGGCCCACTTCGAAGGGCTTTACCAAATGAGTTGCTGGGCTAGGAAATGGAGCTTTAGGGGATGGAGCGGAGCCTGGGGAGGACCTGCACATAAACCCCACATACTATTTCTCTACCTCCAACACAGACTTGCAGAGGAAAACCTGAGGAGGAGGACTTTCGGGGGTGAGTGAGAACGCCCTGCACCTGTCCTGGTATCAGCCTCTCGACATGGGGGTGCTCAGCGCCGCAGCTGCGGGGAGATGGGGCACGGCCGCAGCAGGTGTGGGGAGCCCTCCGGGAATGGAGGAGTCTCGCAGCTGCGGGTGAAGTCCCGGGCAGGTGCGGTGTACTCGCCGTGTACGCAGCTGGCGCAGGCCAGGGAATCCCAGCTCGGGGCTAGAAGAAAGCTGGAGTGCCCGACCCCGGCCCCAAGAGTCTCTCTACAACCTCAGAGTCGGTCCCCGGGTGGGGTCGACAACTGGCCAAACTAGTCACCCGGGGGTGGGCAGGAATAGACCACTTACCAGGAGAGCCAATGGGAGCGGACGAAGGGGGGAAGGCGGGCAAATGGCCAGAATAGCTTCCGAGTCAGCCGGAAGTGACCCTCAGTGGAACGGTTGCCATGGCAGCGGCTGGGCGTGCTGCTTAGCAGGGGAAAGATGGCGGTGACGGGCTGGATGGAGAGTCTGCGGACAGCCCAGAAGACTGCGCTGCTGCAGGACGGTAACTCGAGGGTCCCCACGGGCTCCTTCGTTTTTTTCCCTCAGGGTCCGGCCCTCCGGGAAGGGCCTCAGGGCCTGGGTCGGCAGAGCTGGAAGGGTCTTGACGGTCAGCCGGGCCAGGTCCTGcatttgcagatgaggagactgaggctcacagagatgACAAGACTGGAACACATGTCTCCGGACACCCCTTAGATTCCTCTACACCATCTCGCTCCGCTCTGAGTTCTGTTGCTAATATAGTAATTTCTtttacattcattatctcatttgctCCTCACCACTGTCCTGAGAGGCTAATTTTCCACCctgttttacagaagaggaaactgaaatcCAAGAATGTTTTAGACTTTAgagaggagagaggcctgggctcTAGTTCCAACTGTGCCATTAATTCACCACGGGCGCTCCAGTCGGCTCCTTTACTTGTTtgggcctcactttcctcatgtgtaaaatgaagtGGATGGACTACCATTGTTATCTCTGAAGTCCTTTCCAGCTGTAATATTTTTGTTAAGTGAACTTCTAAATGTTTTCTGTGTCTTTAGGAGAGCTAGAGCAAGAACCAAGGGCTGTGCTGGAAGAAGTGGGCACAGGGGCATGGATACCTAACTTTTCCCCACCCTAGGATTGGCCGATGTCGGCCCCTTTGTGCACTTGGGTCCTTTCTGGACCCACTGGGTAGCCAGGATGAATTGCGTCTGAAGTTCCTGAGGCTCTCAGGATAACAGCTGGTGACTCATGTTCACAGGCAGAGACCAATCAGGGAAGCCTGGAGTTTGTGGAAATTAAAATCATTTACTCGTTCGTGCAACATTTAGGAAGgcttttactatgtgccaagctctaaactagaacagaaagaaaaagatatgttGTCCCAGTACTCAGAGTGGTTGGGAAAAACATGTACTTAAATAATAAGAAGCGTTAAATAGAGGTTGTAGTCTTGTATAAAATGGTAGGAAAGAGTGAAGGTGTAAGTGACATCTCTTTGGAGGAAGACCCAACAGAAGTGATGATGTTTCTGGGTCCTAAAGAATTAataaggtcaggcacagtggctcacccccgtaattccagcactctgggaggccaaagcgggcggatcatttgagctcaggggttcgagaccagcttgggcaacatggccaaacctcatctctacaaaaaatatggaaattatggccggatgtggtggttcacgcctgtaatcccagcatgttgggaggccgagtgggatcc
This genomic stretch from Pongo pygmaeus isolate AG05252 chromosome 8, NHGRI_mPonPyg2-v2.0_pri, whole genome shotgun sequence harbors:
- the POLL gene encoding DNA polymerase lambda isoform X3 — encoded protein: MDPRGILKAFPKRKKIHADASSKVLAKIPRREEGEETEEWLSSLRAHVVRTGIGRARAELFEEQIIQHGGQLCPAQGPGVTHIVVDEGMDYERALRLLRLPQLPPGAQLVKSAWLSLCLQERRLVDVAGFSIFIPSRYLDQPQPSKAEQDASIPPGTHEALLQTALSPPPPPQKAKEAPNTQAQPISDDEASDGEETQVSAADLEALISGHYPTSLEGDCEPSPAPAVLDKWVCAQPSSQKATNHNLHITEKLEVLAKAYGVQGDKWRALGYAKAINALKSFHKPVTSYQGFRSLEDIRSQASLTTQQAIGLKHYSDFLERMPREEATEIEQTVQKAAQAFNSGLLCVACGSYRRGKATCGDVDVLITHPDGRSHRGIFSRLLDSLRQQAVPSVGPGFLTDDLVSQEENGQQQKYLGVCRLPGPGWRHRRLDIIVVPYSEFACALLYFTGSAHFNRSMRALAKTKGMSLSEHALSTAVVRNTQGCKVGPGRVLPTPTEKDVFRLLGLPYREPAERDW
- the POLL gene encoding DNA polymerase lambda isoform X2, translated to MDPRGILKAFPKRKKIHADASSKVLAKIPRREEGEETEEWLSSLRAHVVRTGIGRARAELFEEQIIQHGGQLCPAQGPGVTHIVVDEGMDYERALRLLRLPQLPPGAQLVKSAWLSLCLQERRLVDVAGFSIFIPSRYLDQPQPSKAEQDASIPPGTHEALLQTALSPPPPPQKAKEAPNTQAQPISDDEASDGEETQVSAADLEALISGHYPTSLEGDCEPSPAPAVLDKWVCAQPSSQKATNHNLHITEKLEVLAKAYGVQGDKWRALGYAKAINALKSFHKPVTSYQEACSIPGIGKRMAEKIIEILESGHLRKLDHISESVPVLELFSNIWGAGTKTAQMWYQQGFRSLEDIRSQASLTTQQAIGLKHYSDFLERMPREEATEIEQTVQKAAQAFNSGLLCVACGSYRRGKATCGDVDVLITHPDGRSHRGIFSRLLDSLRQQGFLTDDLVSQEENGQQQKYLGVCRLPGPGWRHRRLDIIVVPYSEFACALLYFTGSAHFNRSMRALAKTKGMSLSEHALSTAVVRNTQGCKVGPGRVLPTPTEKDVFRLLGLPYREPAERDW
- the POLL gene encoding DNA polymerase lambda isoform X7; the encoded protein is MDPRGILKAFPKRKKIHADASSKVLAKIPRREEGEETEEWLSSLRAHVVRTGIGRARAELFEEQIIQHGGQLCPAQGPGVTHIVVDEGMDYERALRLLRLPQLPPGAQLVKSAWLSLCLQERRLVDVAGFSIFIPSRYLDQPQPSKAEQDASIPPGTHEALLQTALSPPPPPQKAKEAPNTQAQPISDDEASDGEETQVSAADLEALISGHYPTSLEGDCEPSPAPAVLDKWVCAQPSSQKATNHNLHITEKLEVLAKAYGVQGDKWRALGYAKAINALKSFHKPVTSYQEACSIPGIGKRMAEKIIEILESGHLRKLDHISESVPVLELFSNIWGAGTKTAQMWYQQGFRSLEDIRSQASLTTQQAIGLKHYSDFLERMPREEATEIEQTVSRCPRAVRTARSRKQPRPLTPGCCVWHVVHTDGERRPVVMSTCSSLTQMAGPTGVSSAASLTVFGSKQSPLLGQGSSQMTW
- the POLL gene encoding DNA polymerase lambda isoform X5 codes for the protein MDYERALRLLRLPQLPPGAQLVKSAWLSLCLQERRLVDVAGFSIFIPSRYLDQPQPSKAEQDASIPPGTHEALLQTALSPPPPPQKAKEAPNTQAQPISDDEASDGEETQVSAADLEALISGHYPTSLEGDCEPSPAPAVLDKWVCAQPSSQKATNHNLHITEKLEVLAKAYGVQGDKWRALGYAKAINALKSFHKPVTSYQEACSIPGIGKRMAEKIIEILESGHLRKLDHISESVPVLELFSNIWGAGTKTAQMWYQQGFRSLEDIRSQASLTTQQAIGLKHYSDFLERMPREEATEIEQTVQKAAQAFNSGLLCVACGSYRRGKATCGDVDVLITHPDGRSHRGIFSRLLDSLRQQGFLTDDLVSQEENGQQQKYLGVCRLPGPGWRHRRLDIIVVPYSEFACALLYFTGSAHFNRSMRALAKTKGMSLSEHALSTAVVRNTQGCKVGPGRVLPTPTEKDVFRLLGLPYREPAERDW
- the POLL gene encoding DNA polymerase lambda isoform X1; translation: MDPRGILKAFPKRKKIHADASSKVLAKIPRREEGEETEEWLSSLRAHVVRTGIGRARAELFEEQIIQHGGQLCPAQGPGVTHIVVDEGMDYERALRLLRLPQLPPGAQLVKSAWLSLCLQERRLVDVAGFSIFIPSRYLDQPQPSKAEQDASIPPGTHEALLQTALSPPPPPQKAKEAPNTQAQPISDDEASDGEETQVSAADLEALISGHYPTSLEGDCEPSPAPAVLDKWVCAQPSSQKATNHNLHITEKLEVLAKAYGVQGDKWRALGYAKAINALKSFHKPVTSYQEACSIPGIGKRMAEKIIEILESGHLRKLDHISESVPVLELFSNIWGAGTKTAQMWYQQGFRSLEDIRSQASLTTQQAIGLKHYSDFLERMPREEATEIEQTVQKAAQAFNSGLLCVACGSYRRGKATCGDVDVLITHPDGRSHRGIFSRLLDSLRQQAVPSVGPGFLTDDLVSQEENGQQQKYLGVCRLPGPGWRHRRLDIIVVPYSEFACALLYFTGSAHFNRSMRALAKTKGMSLSEHALSTAVVRNTQGCKVGPGRVLPTPTEKDVFRLLGLPYREPAERDW
- the POLL gene encoding DNA polymerase lambda isoform X9, which translates into the protein MLMHHQKYLQRFPGGKREKKQKEACSIPGIGKRMAEKIIEILESGHLRKLDHISESVPVLELFSNIWGAGTKTAQMWYQQGFRSLEDIRSQASLTTQQAIGLKHYSDFLERMPREEATEIEQTVQKAAQAFNSGLLCVACGSYRRGKATCGDVDVLITHPDGRSHRGIFSRLLDSLRQQGFLTDDLVSQEENGQQQKYLGVCRLPGPGWRHRRLDIIVVPYSEFACALLYFTGSAHFNRSMRALAKTKGMSLSEHALSTAVVRNTQGCKVGPGRVLPTPTEKDVFRLLGLPYREPAERDW
- the POLL gene encoding DNA polymerase lambda isoform X8; this encodes MDPRGILKAFPKRKKIHADASSKVLAKIPRREEGEETEEWLSSLRAHVVRTGIGRARAELFEEQIIQHGGQLCPAQGPGVTHIVVDEGMDYERALRLLRLPQLPPGAQLVKSAWLSLCLQERRLVDVAGFSIFIPSRYLDQPQPSKAEQDASIPPGTHEALLQTALSPPPPPQKAKEAPNTQAQPISDDEASDGEETQVSAADLEALISGHYPTSLEGDCEPSPAPAVLDKWVCAQPSSQKATNHNLHITEKLEVLAKAYGVQGDKWRALGYAKAINALKSFHKPVTSYQEACSIPGIGKRMAEKIIEILESGHLRKLDHISESVPVLELFSNIWGAGTKTAQMWYQQGFRSLEDIRSQASLTTQQAIGLKHYSDFLERMPREEATEIEQTVSRCPRAVRTARSRKQPRPLTPGCCVWHVVHTDGERRPVVMSTCSSLTQMAGPTGVSSAASLTVFGSKGSSQMTW